One genomic window of Cannabis sativa cultivar Pink pepper isolate KNU-18-1 chromosome 2, ASM2916894v1, whole genome shotgun sequence includes the following:
- the LOC115720039 gene encoding uncharacterized protein LOC115720039 produces MRSNRFAVMCRKAKYFKGKPFLEGSYNGSYSWFWKNVVKSRDLLLRGACNLITDGNDANVWLEPWVLLSKDFFAKPIGSTSGSVTKVAELLTEDGDWDIPKLQTHFESGTVRDIIKGGKPWGVGGDRWVWTKEPNGQFSTKSAYLILALERAPNIVVAPGHWNKLWSSKILEQHKVLWWSILSNALPIRGLLAKRINIDELSCPLCGAAEESMENLFLHCDFVYHLWRASPWGIFPVPDFGSRVWDWVTFIWNLKTKGVDTDKLFLYASIVVDTIWRTRNDKVHNYYSSNINTGIDSISNCFTDYADCLLSPTVDVFPPGWSTPPEDWIKINYDVKVGGEYMCIAALARDHSGTVLWGVANNLNFTNPLIGEAVACQLTMEIAATREHEFIIIKSDSEVVINAIKGVQSNWNIVNYVYACNQLYKKFLSCNFSFISRSCNFAAHNVARWVYA; encoded by the coding sequence ATGAGAAGCAATCGCTTTGCTGTAATGTGTCGGAAAGCCAAATACTTTAAAGGAAAACCTTTCCTAGAGGGATCTTATAACGGATCTTATTCTTGGTTCTGGAAGAATGTGGTGAAATCCAGAGACTTATTACTGAGAGGAGCGTGCAATCTTATCACTGACGGGAACGATGCAAATGTCTGGTTAGAACCTTGGGTGCTGCTTAGCAAGGATTTCTTCGCTAAACCTATTGGTTCGACCTCTGGGAGTGTGACGAAAGTCGCTGAGCTTCTTACGGAGGATGGGGATTGGGATATTCCTAAACTCCAGACTCATTTTGAATCCGGAACTGTTCGCGACATAATCAAAGGAGGTAAACCTTGGGGAGTAGGAGGAGACAGGTGGGTGTGGACAAAGGAGCCAAATGGCCAATTCTCAACCAAATCAGCTTACCTAATTTTGGCTTTGGAAAGAGCCCCTAATATTGTTGTTGCGCCAGGACATTGGAACAAACTTTGGAGTTCCAAAATCCTAGAGCAGCATAAGGTCCTGTGGTGGAGCATCCTTTCAAATGCCCTCCCTATTAGGGGACTCCTGGCGAAAAGAATCAACATAGACGAACTTTCTTGCCCCCTGTGTGGGGCAGCTGAGGAGTCCATGGAGAACTTGTTCCTCCATTGTGATTTTGTGTACCAtttgtggagagcttccccgTGGGGAATCTTTCCGGTCCCCGACTTTGGAAGCAGAGTCTGGGATTGGGTAACATTTATTTGGAACCTGAAGACGAAAGGGGTGGACACGGACAAGCTATTTCTCTATGCCTCGATCGTTGTGGATACTATATGGAGAACCCGAAATGATAAAGTTCATAACTATTATTCGAGTAACATTAATACTGGTATTGACTCTATTTCTAATTGTTTTACAGATTATGCTGACTGCTTGCTTTCCCCGACAGTAGATGTGTTTCCTCCAGGTTGGTCGACCCCTCCTGAAGACTGGATCAAAATTAACTATGATGTTAAGGTTGGTGGTGAGTACATGTGCATTGCTGCCTTGGCTAGAGATCATTCAGGGACAGTTTTGTGGGGTGTGGCCAACAATCTCAACTTCACAAATCCTTTGATTGGGGAGGCGGTGGCGTGCCAACTTACCATGGAAATTGCTGCTACCAGGGAGCATGAATTTATCATAATTAAGAGTGATTCAGAAGTGGTTATAAATGCAATTAAAGGTGTCCAATCCAATTGGAACATTGTTAATTATGTGTATGCTTGTAATCAACTCTATAAGAAGTTTTTatcttgtaatttttcttttatctcTAGAAGTTGTAACTTTGCGGCTCACAATGTCGCTAGATGGGTTTATGCTTAA
- the LOC133034515 gene encoding uncharacterized protein LOC133034515, which translates to MVRVRQAVERSGRTAKEIRVVAVSKTKPLSLIRQVYDSGHRCFGENYVQEILEKAPQLPDDIEWHFIGHLQSNKVKSLLTGVPNISMLEGVHSEKSLLGID; encoded by the exons ATGGTCCGAGTTCGGCAAGCAGTGGAGAGGTCTGGTCGAACGGCGAAAGAGATCCGTGTTGTGGCTGTTTCCAAAACCAAGCCCCTTTCTCTCATCCGTCAGGTCTATGACTCCGGCCATAGATGCTTTGGTGAAAACTACGTTCAGGAGATTCTCGAGAAAGCTCCTCAG CTTCCTGATGACATAGAATGGCATTTTATTGGACATTTACAGAGCAACAAAGTGAAATCTCTTCTAA CTGGAGTTCCTAATATAAGCATGCTTGAGGGTGTGCACAGTGAGAAGTCCCTATTGGGCATAGATTAG